The segment CACTTTCATCCACGAAATCATAGGTATTGGATTTTACACTtgttaaattgaattttagatgATTCACACTTCAATTTCTGAATTTCTATAGAACTGATTGTTTCACCTAATTCAACAATTCATTGAGTAATGTATGTACTATGGTTGAGTAGTGTTACTATTCCATGAGTAATGTATATTTTGATAGAATAACCTTGCATACTTCCATGAGTAATGTGCAATATATTTTGATACCTACTGTAtaatattaaattgaattttagaatTCCCACTTCAATTTCTGATTTCTTTCTTGCAATATGTAATTACCTAATGCGAGAATTCGTCGAGTAATGTGTAATATGGTTGAGTAATGTTAGGATTCCATGAGTAATGTGCAATATATTTTGATAGAATAACCTTAACTGTGTAATATTGAATATGCATATCTATCTTTCTTATTATTAAAGTTGTAATTTGTATTTTGTAGGTTGTGTTGCTAATGGATGAGATACCGTCTTCCACAAATGTCACTCAAGATGTTGGTTCAATCTCCGATGAAAATAAAGAATCGTGGCAACATTTTGTCTTCCACGACCTTTCATCAATCAAGGATTTCTATGCTAAATACGCTCATGAAAAGGGATTTAGCGTGAGAAgaattttgcactccttctttgATTCTCGTAACAAAAAAACGGACATTGTGCAATATATCCGTTATGTTTGTAACAAGCATGGTTTCAAGCACGGAAGTCGAGCGGATCCTAAGAACAAGACAAACTCGGATACTCCTGTTCTCATTGAATATCAGAAACAAAAAGAACTTCCCGAGGAAAGGACTGGTTGCCCAGCTAGTATTTCGTTGAAGTATGATTCCAATGTTAAAGGTTATCACATATACAAATGGAATGTTACTCATAACCACCCTTTCCATAAACCCGAGCATTCGCATTACTTGAGATCGGCTCGAGAGATTAGTGAGCCTCAAAAACAACTTGCTATAATAAATTCAAAATCAGGCATGTCTGTAAGATCCTCCTTTCAAGTTATGCGTCAAATAGCTGGTGGTTCAAAGAACCTTGGGTATTGCTTCCAAGATTTAAAGAACTTTCTCACCACTGTTCGACAAAAGGAAATGGTTATTGGTGATGCAACTATTATCCAAGAATATCTTAGAAACGAAGCTTTGAGGAACCCATCATTTTATTATGATAtccaagtagattctgaagagaaCATAGCTAGTATTTTCTGGTCAGATGCAATCATGCAGCAAGACTATGAATTATTTGGTGATCTCATCAGTTTCGACACAACTTATCGAACAAATACGGAGTATCGCCCATTAGGTATGTGTTCTATTCATTTCACTACTATTATATCAAGCTtccattttattttgtaattatcaGTGCATTGATATATTCTCTCTACCATATTTATTATTACATCATTATATATTAGTATAAAGATACATTCACTTTTTTTACTTTCCCCCTTTTAATTTATTGTCTGTAGTTAATATATGATTCAATGTATGTAGTTAGTTTTTCATGTGAAGATGGTGGAAAATTAACAGATTTATGATTACTAGGGTTTTCTGGGACTATGATCAAATGTTCTTTTATTCAATTGCTACTTGATAAGGTTTAATTAGTAGCTTGGtggatattttattttctgtgccAATTACTCTTTACTTTGAAGTCAGTGGTGAGTTTTTTTCTGTTCAAGGGTATGAGCTTTACCTTTTATTTTGGTCACTGGTTAATGATGTAGAGCTGTATTATTAACAATAACTTATGTTCAACCTTGTACTTTTTGAAACagtgttgattttaattatatcACAACCTAATGATTTGCAAAACATTACGATAGttttccattttctttgaaaatatATCTCCCGAATTCTAGTTATCAAGATTATTAACACATTAAACATCTGCAGGTATAATAAGTAGGGCTGAGTATAAAGTGCTAATATTAGTATAAAGATATATTGATAACATCCTTTGTTTTAGGTATGACACTGCTTTTATATTGATAACATCAATTGTTTTAACTTTTTCGTGATATGTTTTTGTCATACATACCAGCTCCGTTTCTTGGATTTGACAACCACCGTAAGAGTGTATTATTTGGTTGTGCCCTGCTCTACGATGAGACTTCAGCAAGTTTTGATTGGTTGTTTACCACTTTCCTGAAGTGCATGAAAAATGAGAAACCCATTACAATTTATACAGACCAAGCTTCTGCTTTGATGAAGTCAGTTCCAAACATCTTCCCCGATGTCTTCcatgggttgtgttcttggcacaTGGGGGAGAATGCAAAGTCCAACTTAGGCTCTCGTtgcaatggtgcatttcttgacgaACTACATCACTTGGTTTCGAATGTTGATGATGAGGCAGAGTTTGACTTCAATTGGAATAAGATGCTTCAAAATTGTTTTGGTGGTAAAGCCACTTCTGAATTTACTTGGCTTGTCCAGATTCATCGTAATCGTACTCAATGGTCTTCTGCTTGGGTGAAATCATACTTCACTGCCGGTTTGAAGACCACACAGTTAAGCGAGTCGTTCAATGCCTTTCTTCGCCACTTTCTTCAGCCAGACCACTCACTTGTGcaattctttatccatttcaatGTTATGGTTGAGAAAATGCGAGATAATCATGCTGATTGTGATTTCAAGGCTGCCAATACTAGGCCAAGAAACAATTATCCCAACAGCCAACTCATGAGGTCCGTTGTCGCCAAGTATACTCCAGCAtcgtttgcattcattcacaagCAATATGATCTTTCTTTCAAATATTATTATGAGGAGGACATGTCAAGAAGTTCAATTTCTAATAGAGTTTTCAAAGTGTTCACAATTCAACTTGTTCGTGATGCCGATGAGATGGATTTTGATAATGATGCCGCTGCGAATGTTTATATGTCGGTCGAAGAAGTTCCAGAAAACCTTCTTCCTAATGATCAAGATCCTTTGCGACTTGATGAGAGGGTTGTTACGGTAGATATTGGGAACAAGATTTTTACTTGTACCTGTCGGATGTTCGAGAACCGGGGATTCTTATGTCGCCATGTTTTCAAGATATTAGACTTCTTAGGGAGTTCTGTCCAATACCAGTCCTTGAAGTCCATACCTGACCACTACATATTGAAGCGTTGGACTAAAGGAATTCGTCCATCCCTTGATGCTTTAAAACCCATCAGTATTGGAGGTATTCAAGATACTACTTTTGCACAAAGATATCAACAAGCTTCTGGTGTTATGCTTCAGATTATAACCCGTGTTTGCATGGACCCTGATGCGTGCCAATTTTTTCTTAATGCTGCAATTGAATGTGGGAAGCAAGCGGAAGAGTTGATTGTTGCTAAAGGTGTTTCCGGTCAACCTTCATCTTCCAGGTCTGCATCTTGCAAAGATACTAGTGTTGCTGAACCTCTTGTAGTTGATTCTAGTGTAAAAAAGTTCAAAAAGAGACCCAATCCAATCAGGGCTAAGAAACGGCTCAAAAGTGATTATGAGTTAGCTAGGGAGAGACAAAGATTCATCGCACAGcggaagaaacaaaagaaagaagatgATGCTGCAAAATTAGCTTTAACAATCACCAATGTTGATtgattttcattatttctttccATTGTTTTAGACTATTATATTTCAGTCTACTATTTCAAATTTTCATCATACTGTAAGCAGAATTTTATATTTCATTCTACAATTTGATTGTTTTAGTTATTGCCAATTTAGCTTCTGCTACATACTATTGAATTTGCTTAAAGTAATAACTTTGGATAGGCAAACTTATTTCTCATTTAATAACCACATGAAGTACTTAATGCAATAGCTCTTTTCTGTGTTTTCAATCTCTCTGTTGCACATGCAGAATGCCTTTGAAATAAATGGCTTCATGTGTTTGTTTAGATTTAATTATAATAAGCCTTAAGATGGTTATGATCTATGATCCAGGCAATTGGACATTACTGCAATGAGTTACAGTTTTTGAACCTTGGATGGTGTGAACAAATCTGTATGAATTTATGGTCTGTATGGTTTTATGGAAGGATGTTAATATGATGTTAAATTTCTTTGATTTGTATTTTTCTAAATGAGAAATGTACTTCTAGAAATTGATTTTTATGGAGTGATTTGAAGGAAAATGGAATCTGTACTGGTAAAAGAAACTTTAATAAAGATAGCTATTTTACAAACAGCAAGTTTGCTATGATACACGTGAACTTTAATAAAGAAATGTTCTTTTCATGATTTGACTATGAAACAGTGAAAAGGTCCAAAATAGAGTTGGTAGAACATGATTTGAAAATGTattgatttcaaattttaatttccaAAATAGAGTTTTCCATGTGCTGTAGTCAAGTGCATTATCATTTGATTAAATGTTATGTATGGTATGCCCATGTAATTTGATGACAAGGTAATtacaacaaacaacaaaatattaATTTCAGTAATATCATCCAACGAAATATTGACAAGGACTGGATTTTGGTTTTGTATTCCATAGGCATATGGATTATTTGCCTTTGTAAACTACACATACTCATTAGCCAAATGcccaaaaacaattaaaagaatACGTTCAGCCCAAATAACTAAGTTCCTCACGGTCTTTTACACGTAGAAAATGCATGTTCACTAGATAGTGAGACATCGTTGCAGAGCAAACAAATATTATTAACATTGAGAATCCGCATCAATATGGAACAGGACAGTAGCTTTAAAGATACAATTTGTCCAAATTTAAGCTTAAAGAAACAATTTGCTCATACAAGTCAAACTTAATCAATTCTAGAAACCAACATTCTTACTACACAATTCAATATagagtttttttcctttttgttctATGTTTTTTTGTCTTCTTCCCGGCTTCTTTCTCAAGGACTTGTGCCATAGAacattcttcctcttcttcacccAAGTTAGGGGCTGACTTCTTTGTCTTCACCTTTTTTTTGTTCTTCTCTGCTTCTTTCTCCAAGTCATCCTCCATAGCACAGGCAGCCTCTTCTTCTGCCAATGTCAGAGCTAACTTTGTCAAGTTTTGAAGCAGCTCATTGTCCTCACGCTTCAAGATGTCTAGCAACACTTTTACTCTTTGAATCTCCATGAAATCATCTTGCTCTTCATTTGTCATCATATCCCAATGcttaaaaaaatcccaaattgCAGCTTGCTTGCTATCCCATTTCTCAATATATGTCAGAACAAATAGCCCGCATGATTTCCTATCATGTTGTAAAGGCAATTTCACATCCTCCCAACTCCATTGACTAAAGTCTATAGGTTCATTTCTCTTAGCATTTATCAACTCCATCCCATATCTCACTTTCCACTTCCCCCAGTTGTCCCATTCATCTTCTTTTCGAAATGTGAACCTTTCACAACTATTCAGAAATCCGAACCTCTGTTCTTTGAAATCAATCACATATGCAGCATAGTGACTCTTCAAATAAACTGGGAAAAACCACTGTAATGATGAAAAGAAATCATGAGTACAATAATCAACATGGAACTTAATACTATCAAAACAGATTACTCAATACAGATTACTCAATACAGATTACTCAGTAAAGATTACTCAGTACAGATTACTCAATACGATTACTCAGTACAGATTACTCAATACAGATTACTCACTACAGATTACTCAATACTATCAACATATTAATCAAAACAGATTGCTATAGCTAACCTTGTAATTAATCAAAACAGATTACTCAATACTATCAACATATTACTTAAACATTATTGAATATTATCCCATGTGTTCAGTATTATTTTGTTATAACCTCATGTGTTCAGTATTATTTTGTTACAAAACGTTCATACTTCTTAGGTTTCTAATttggaatatggtttaaactTAGAGATTTGGATCCATCAAACATTGGCTGAATAGCAGTGTGATATTTCTTCCACTGTTTCACTACCATATGGACTCGCCGAGCTGTAAATGATGTTCTTCATTGCTCTTCACTATTTTCTAAATCCTAAGAGAGAATaactaaaagaaaaaagaaaaccaTACCATGGTATAGTAACAAAGTAGAAAGTTTACAACAGTATGCAAGTTTAAAGCCATGTTTTATCCATCTTATTAGCTAATTCACTATTTTCTAAAAACTAGTTGAGCTATTATTTTCAACAGATTTGACTTGATCTTCAACTTCATTGTGCATCTCACTACAATCAGCCCCTTTAATAGCAGAATCATCGAAACTTTTTTCAGCGGGACGCACGATCTGACCAAATAGTATTATATGACTGGTAGTGTTTATCTCATTTGACACATTATCAGTTCCTCTCGTTGAACTTttctcaaatgaactatctttCAAAGAGTTACTGAATTCTACCTTTGATATAGCAGAAATTCTTTCTGTATCACTTAGTATGGCAGATTACTCAATACTATCAACATATTAAACATTATTGAATATTATCCTAGCACAATATATTTACAATATGTTCGCACAAATATTAAGCAAAAATGTACTTACATATTCAGGATTTTCCACGTCTATATCATTAAAATCCATGTATTTGAGCTGTCTTATTAAATCTTCTGCATACTCGGCCACTACATGGGCTTCTCTATGATCCTTTTTGCGTCTAGTGATCTTGACGCCATGCTCAAACTATgtgcaaataattataaaaaaaatacatttaatatggGAATTTAAACaatgaaaatattgtaaattttagttaattaaaaCTAATCAATATGTGATACTTACTTCATATGTAACCGGGAATATGAACCTTTTCATCTTTCCTTTCATCATCtcttttttattcaagaaactaaAATAGTTTCCAATGACACCCCCCTCTAACTTACAATCCTTCTTGAGACAAAATAAGGATCCCCTGTTAAGGTTGTCTAACATCTTGCATTTGTCTTGGAACAATACCTCCCTTCATGTTAAAATCATTATCAATTAGAGATGAAATATAATGAATCTCATTTAAAAATggaagttaaaaaaatattaaatggcTTGAATTAAAAAATCAACGTACATAGCTCCTCCATTTGCTTCTGCCAATGTCCATGCATAGTTAACCAATTGTGTGTCTTCCTCACTCAATTTTGCCTTCTTCATTTGCATTACATATGGGGATCTAAAGTATTGTGACAATGCTGAGATCCTTTTTGGAAGCGGAATCTGTTCATTTTGTGGTATGTTCTCCATAAGTGTGTATGTTGCCACATCAGATGGTGACTTTCTACTCTCTTCCACTGGTAATACTACTTCCAATGACATAGGAGTACTGAATCCTAGACTAAAAGAAGGCTGACCCCAATCAGAATCATTCATCTCAGCTGTATCACCATGCTTCTCTTGACTTTCTTTTTCAGGCTGATTTGCATCATCTTCTTTTCCGGGCTGTTCTGCATCATCCTCTTTATCAACTAAACTTGCAGCTTGTTCTTCAAGCCCATGATCCGAATCATTGTCTTCACTCTCAAACAATTCAGGACTTGCATTTCTAGGCTCATGTGCAGCATCCTCTTTATCTCCAACTTCTTTTCCCGTATTAGAACGATGCTCCTTTTCTCCAACTTCTTTTCCTTTACTCAttgaagactcagcttcctctgcctgtttgacccaataagtcttccaATCAgcccaaaacttcagcttttcatcacaaatttttatgttttttagccTGCAACGTACATAAAAGCACTCAAATCAATAGCCACATATTACTCAAACTAAGCATGTATAGCCACATATTAAACATGTACTCTCAAATAGTAATACTGAATACTAAAATAACAATGAATAGCCATATATTAtgcaatactcaatactcaaactGTAGCACTAAATACTGAATATTAAAATAACAATGAATGGTCATATAGTACACAATACTCGATACTCAAATAACAATGAATGACCATAT is part of the Vicia villosa cultivar HV-30 ecotype Madison, WI unplaced genomic scaffold, Vvil1.0 ctg.003867F_1_1, whole genome shotgun sequence genome and harbors:
- the LOC131641587 gene encoding protein FAR1-RELATED SEQUENCE 5-like, coding for MDEIPSSTNVTQDVGSISDENKESWQHFVFHDLSSIKDFYAKYAHEKGFSVRRILHSFFDSRNKKTDIVQYIRYVCNKHGFKHGSRADPKNKTNSDTPVLIEYQKQKELPEERTGCPASISLKYDSNVKGYHIYKWNVTHNHPFHKPEHSHYLRSAREISEPQKQLAIINSKSGMSVRSSFQVMRQIAGGSKNLGYCFQDLKNFLTTVRQKEMVIGDATIIQEYLRNEALRNPSFYYDIQVDSEENIASIFWSDAIMQQDYELFGDLISFDTTYRTNTEYRPLAPFLGFDNHRKSVLFGCALLYDETSASFDWLFTTFLKCMKNEKPITIYTDQASALMKSVPNIFPDVFHGLCSWHMGENAKSNLGSRCNGAFLDELHHLVSNVDDEAEFDFNWNKMLQNCFGGKATSEFTWLVQIHRNRTQWSSAWVKSYFTAGLKTTQLSESFNAFLRHFLQPDHSLVQFFIHFNVMVEKMRDNHADCDFKAANTRPRNNYPNSQLMRSVVAKYTPASFAFIHKQYDLSFKYYYEEDMSRSSISNRVFKVFTIQLVRDADEMDFDNDAAANVYMSVEEVPENLLPNDQDPLRLDERVVTVDIGNKIFTCTCRMFENRGFLCRHVFKILDFLGSSVQYQSLKSIPDHYILKRWTKGIRPSLDALKPISIGGIQDTTFAQRYQQASGVMLQIITRVCMDPDACQFFLNAAIECGKQAEELIVAKGVSGQPSSSRSASCKDTSVAEPLVVDSSVKKFKKRPNPIRAKKRLKSDYELARERQRFIAQRKKQKKEDDAAKLALTITNVD